In Micromonospora ferruginea, the sequence GTCCCACCGGTCGCGAACTGCTGGTCCGACTCTGTCCATGACAACCCCCACGGCCGGCATCGGCGGCGTACGCCACCTCATCGACGTTCACTGATTGGAAACCGTCCGCCGGAAATGGACCCACGGCCCGGAGCGCAGGCAGGAGCAGAGAGCCCCAGCATGGGGTGGCGACTCGGATACGCAGAGGGTACGCAGGGTTAACAGTGGGCTTCCAGAGCCTGAAAAGTCAGGACGCCGACATAGCCAATAAGCGCAGTTGATCGCCACGCTTCACACATAGATGAGTTGACGATGCAGGTCAGAGCCGGTATGGCGAAGATCGCTCGGGTTGCCGCGCGAAATCGGAAAAGCAAGTACGCCACCGCCGCGACAAATCTCGTCACGACCGTGGCGTACTTGTGAAGAACGATTCCCCGCCGCCCGGCGGCATTGCGTTAATTGCACACCCGGAGGCGCGATTACCCGGGGGGCGTCAGCCGGACGAACCCGGCGGCGGGGCGGCGTGCAGGGCGGTGAGGAAGTCGGACCTGCCGGCGTCGCTCCAGTCGCAGAGCGTCCCGGCCGGCGCCGCGCCCCGGCATCCCACGGAACTCTCCACCGAGGTGCCCTCGCCCCACTCGTTGTAGGTCGTGACGAGCTGCCAGAACGCCCCGGAGGCGTTCATCCGGGTCACCCCGGACCGCCAGCGGTCCAGGTTGCGGGAGAGGAACGGCGCCCGACCGTACGTCACCCCGGCCTTCCAGAAGCCCGGCGAGACGGTGTACGCGCCACCGGGCGCCTGGCTGAAGTCGGACTCGGCGCGCGCCGGGGCGTACTGGTGCCAACCGTCCACGGTGACGCTGCCGGCGCAGTCGCGGTACCCGGAGAACACCTTCAGGTCGAGGTAGATGGACTCGCCCCAGAGCTGCTGGAGCAACGTCCGGGCCCGGATCCAGCGGTTGATGGTCTCGCACCCGTCGGCCATGGTCAGGTCGTGGGCGTTGTAGACGAAGACCACCATCCCCCGGCCGGGCAGCACAGCCAGGGACGAGCGGTCCCCACCGTAGGTGCGCCGCAGGTAGTGCAGGTCGGCGGCGATCTGGTCGGGGGTCGGCCGACCGTTGCCCTCCGGCTCGTAGTAGGGCGCCCAGGCGAAGCCGGTGTCCCGCGCGCCGCGCACGATCGCCGGCCAGTGCCGGTCGGTGGTGGTGCCCTGACCGAACCAGGACGCGATGCCGACAGTGATCCCGCCGTACCGCATGTCCGCCACCTGGGCCCGGACCACCGTCTCGTCCACGGTGTAGCTGCCCCGGCTCGGCAGGTAGTTGGTGTAGGGGTTCAGGCCGCGCTGGTTCCACGCCTCCGGGAACCAGGGGTAGTAGAACGCGGCCCGGACCGAGGTCGGCGTCCGCACCGACAGCCGTGCCGACGCCTGGCGCCGCAGCGCCGCGCCGACGCCCTCGACCACCAGCGTGAACGTGCCGGCCCGGGCGGAGACGGAGGTCTGCACGGTCACCACGGCGGAGGCGCCGCTGGTCACCGTGGCCGGCGTGACGCTCGCGAAGACCCCGGCGGGCAGGCCGGTCACCCGCAGCGCCACCGGCTGCGGCGCGCCGCTGACGGTCGTCGTCCCGACCGTCAGTCGGGCCGGATACCCGGCCACCGCGGTGACCGTGGCCGGCGCGACGGCGAGCGAGAAGTCGTCGACGACGGCGCGCGGCACCGCCGACGCCGCCGAGGCGGTCGACAGGGCGGACACCAGCACGGTGGCCACCACGGCAAGACGTCTGAACATGGACACTCCTCGGCATCGCCCTGCGGATTCGACATCAGGGCAACGCGGGAGCGGCGGATCAGGTGACTCGGCGAGCGCCGCTCGGATGCGGGCCGCGCCTCACCAGATGCGGCGCCGTCCGGCACGGTGGTTGCGGACCCCGCACGGCCGCCCGGGCGGCGGGCCCCCGGCCCGCCGCAGGCGCAGCCCGACCACGGTCGCGAGCAGCGCGGTGACCGCCACCGCCGCCGCGCCGACGACCATCGGCCGGGAGAACGGGCCGGTCTCGGTCACCGCCGCCACCGGCACCCCGGGTGCGTCGCCGGTCGTCGCCGCCGAGCGGGTACGCGGCGCCGCGCTCGCCGCCGGTGTCGCCGCCCGGGTGGTACGCGCCCCGGCGCCACCCGAGGCCGCCCGGAAGTCGACGTCGGAGCAGGAGTAGTAGGTGTCCTGGGTGTTCGAGTTCTGCCAGATGACGTAGATGATGTGCCGGCCGGTGCGCCCGGTCGGCAGCCGCCCCGGCATCTCGTAGGCGCCGTCGCGGATCGGCGGGTCGGTGACCGCCAGGAACGGCTTGGCCTCCACGTCCGCCCAGGTCAACCGCCGCTGCGGGGTGTACGAGTCGGTGGTCACGTAGAACCGGAACGTGCCCCGGTGCGGGATGGTGGTGCGGTAGCGGAAGGTGTGCCGGGCGCCGGCGGTGAGCGTGGTGGCCGGCCAGTCCGCCCGGGGCAGGTCCAGCCCCCGGTAGGCGGAGAGTCCGCCGCTGCACAACTCCCCGTCCGGGATGCGTTCCCGGTCCCGCCCGTCGATCCGCGCCACCCGGATGTTGTCCCACTCGCGGACCGCGGCCCCGGCGGCGATCGCGGCCCGGCAGGCGGGCGTCCCGGCCCGACCGCCCTCCGGCCCGCACGCCGCGCCCCGGCTCATTGGGCTGGTCGGCGCCCCGTGGGCGCTCGCCGGCACGGCGGGAAGCAACAGCGTCGCGGCGACGGCGGCGAACGCGACAAGCGCGCGACGTGTGCCCATGTGATCGACCTCCCGGGCACTGGTACGTGCGGGAGACGACAAAGGTTCGATGCCCGTCGGTGCCACGACCGGTCAGGCTCGGCTGGCCGAACGGACATCCGGGGCGGCGAGGCGGCCGGGAGGGGCCATACAGTGTCGGCACCCCGTGACCAAGGAGCGCGTCTTGCCTGAGCCGGCACAGCCTTCCGAGCCGCCCACCGCCGCCCCGGCGACGGGCCCCCCGGCGGGTGCCGTCCCGCCCGGCGCACAGCCGTACCTGCTGGTGCTGCCCACCGTGGAGGGCGCGCCGTCGCCGATGCCGTGGCCCGGCGCGGAGGGCGCGCCCGCCTGGGCCATCCCGGTCACCGTGCCGCCCGGCACCCAGGGCTACGCGCTGTTCGTGCCGCTGGTCCCGTCGGCGCCCCCGGCCGGCGTGCCCGCCCAGGCGGCGGCGCCCGCCGTCGAGACCGCGCCCGCCGGTCCTCCGCAGCCGGCGCCCGCCGCCGGCACGCCGACCGGACCGGCGGACACCTCACCGACGCCCCCGGCCGTCCCGGACCTCGTGCCGGGCCCGCCCGACGCCGCCCCGGCCGCCGGTGCGACACCGGCCGCGACCACGCCGCCCGCCCCGGGTGCCACGTCCACGGGCCCGGTCGCGCCGCCCGCCCCGGGTGCCACGTCCACGGGCACGGTCGCGGCGTCGGCTCCGGCCGGACCGGGACCGCAGGCCGCTGCCGGCCCGCCCGGTCCGCACGCGGCCCCGGCCGGTCCTGGTGGCACGGCGCCACCGCCCTACCAGGACATGCGGCCCTGGGCCGCCTACCCGCCGCCGCCCGGCTGGGCCCCCCGGCCGCCGAAGCCCCGCACCTCGTTCCTGGGCGCCCGGTGGCCCGGGCCGAAGCCGGCCACCGGACGGGCGGCGCCGCTCGCGGTGCTGGCCGGCGCGCTCGGCAGCGCGGTCTTCGTGCCACTGAGCCGGGTCGGCATCGGCTGGTTCCTCGGCTGGCTCACGCTCACCCTCGGGGTGCTGCTGGCGGTCCGGACCCGGACCACCGAGCTGCCCCGCGCCGACCGGCTGATCCGCGCCGGTTGGGCCGCGGCGGCGCTGGCCCTGCTCGCCGTGCCGGCGTTCCGCAACGCCTGGTGGCTGGTGACGTTCTGCGTGCTCGGCGCGCTGGGCTGCGCCACCCTGGCGATCATCGGCGGCCGGCTGGTCCGGTCCATCCTGTTCGGCCTGGTCGCCACGCCGTTCGCCGCGCTGCGCGGCCTGCCCTGGGTGCGCCGGCACGTCGCCGCCTCGCCGGAGGCCACCACGGTCCGGAAGATCACCGTGTCGGTGGTGGCCACGCTGGTGCTGCTCGTCGTCTTCGGCAGCCTGCTCGCCTCGGCCGACGCGGCGTTCTCCGAGGCGCTGAGTGCCCTCGTGCCCGACGTCGACCTCGGTGTGGTGTTCCGGGGCCTGTTCCTGGCCGCGGTGGGTGGGCTGATCGTGGTCGCCGCGCTCTACACCCTCGCCGCCCCGCCCGACCTGTCCACCGTGGACCGGCCGAGCGCGCGTCGGCTCGGCCTGGTGGAGTGGGCGCCCGCCATCGGGGCGTTGACCGTGCTCTTCGCCGGCTTCGTGGTGGTGCAGTTCACCACCCTCTTCGGCGGGCAGCGGCACGTGCAGCGGGTCGCCGGGCTCAGCTACGCCGAGTACGCGCGCAGCGGCTTCTGGCAACTGCTCTTCGTCACGCTGCTGACCGTGGCGGTGCTCGGCGGCGTGACCCGGTGGGCCCGCCGGGAGCGGCCGGTCGAGCGCACGGTGCTGCGCGTACTGCTCGGGCTGCTCAGCGCGTTGAGCGTGGTGATCGTGGTGTCGGCGCTGTCGCGGATGTGGACCTACCAGAAGGTCTACAGCTTCACCGGTGAGCGGATCTTCGTGATGGCGTTCGAGATGCTGCTCGGCGCGGTCTTCCTGATGATCCTGGCCGCGGGCGTGAAGTGGCAGGGCCGGTGGATCCCGGGCACCACGGTGGCGCTGACCGTGGCGATGCTGCTCGGCCTGGCGGTGCTCAACCCGGAGGACTACGCGGCCCGGCGCAACACCCTGCGGTACGAGCAGACCGGCAAGATCGACGCCTGGTACCTGCGGGCGCTCTCCGCCGACGCCACGCCCGCCCTCACCAAGCTCCCCGACCCGGTGCGCCGCTGCACGTTGAGCTGGATCGCCGACGACCTCGCCCAGCCCGACCCCTGGTACGCCTGGAACCTGGGCCGGCACCGCGCCCGCCAGGCCCTCGACCGGGTCGGTCCGGGCGCGGTCGGCGGCCCGAAGGACTGCCGTCGCGCGGACCAGTTCGACCTGCCGAAGACCCGGCGCCCCCGCTGACGTCACCGCCCCCGGGCCGCGCACACCGCGGCCCGGGGCGCCGCGGTGGCCCGACCTCAGTCGCCGACGCGCAGGGCGAGGATCGCGATGTCGTCGGCGACCGGGCCGAGCTGGTAGGCGGCCACCCCGTCGCGGACCAGCTCGACCAGCCGCCGCGCGTCGCCGTCGGGCGCGCCACGCAGCAGCTCCACCAGTCGCTCCTCGCCGAAGAGGCCGCCCGGGCCGCGCGCCTCGATCACCCCGTCGGTGTAGAACAGCACGGTGTCGCCGCGTCCCAGGGCGACCGACCGGCGCCCGAGCCGGACCTCGGGAAAGGCGCCCAGCAGCACGCCCGGCACCACGATCACCTCGACCCGGCCGTCGGCCCGGCGTACCAGCGCGGGCGGGTGTCCGGCGGAGGCCACGTCCAGGTCGGCCCCGCCGTCGCGCACCCGCAGCCGGGCGCACACCACGCTGAGGAACCGGTCGACGTCGGGGTCGTCCCGCAGCCGGGTGTGCAACTGGCGCAGGGCGGTGGCGGGTTCGGCGAGCGCCGCGGTGATCCGCAGCGTGTGCCGGGCCAGCCCGGTCACCGAGGCGGCGTCCACGCCCCGGCCGGCGACGTCGCCGACCACGAGGACCCACTCCCGGTCGGTGGCCCCGCCGACCGGGAACACGTCGTAGAAGTCGCCGCCGACGCCGACCGAGTCACCGGCCAGGTAGACGGCGGCCAGCTCCGCGCCGGGCACCCGCGGCAGCCGCGAGGGCAGCAGGCTGCGTTGCAGGCGTACCGCGGTGGTGTGCTCCCGCTCGTAGAGCTGCGCCCGGGCGAGCGCCTGACCGGCCAGCCCGGCCAGGGTGACCAGGAAGGTGCGGTGCGCGGGCTCGAACTCCTGCACGTCGGCGTACCCGAAGATGAGCACCCCGGCGGCGGTCCCCCGGCCCTGCAACGGCACCATCGCCCACGACCGGTTGGTGCTGCGCCGCACCGCCTCGGCAACCTCGGGATACAGGTCGACCAGCGGCCGGATGTCCGGGAAGAAGTGGGGTTCCCCGTCCCGGAAGGTCGCCGCGATCGGATGGGCGGCGGCCCGGCCGACGGACTTCCACCGGGTCGGTGGCTCCTGGCCGGTGGGCGCGAACCGGATCCGCCGGCCGCTGTCGTCCAGCAGCGCGACGGCCGCGAGGGCCGCCTCGGCGGCCGGACCGGCGCCGTCCCGGACCGCGTCGACCACGTCGGCCACGGAGACCGCCTGGGAGAGCGCGGCGGTGAACTCCTGCACCCGGCGGGCCCGCAGTTCCTCACGCCGGCGGCGGGTCACGTCGGTGACCAGGACGGCCACCGCGCCGGCCCGGCCACCGGAGCCGGGCACGGCGAGGAAACTGCAGAGGTACGTCCGGCCGGCCCGGACGAACTCCACGTCGCGGACCTCACCGGCGTCGGCGACCTCCCGCATCAGCGGTTCGAGGATCGGCCCGAGATCGGGGAAGAGGTCGGGCACCCTCCGGCCGAGGTGGTCCGCCACCGGGTGCCCGTTCCACTCCGCCAGGACGGCGTTGATCCGGAGGTAGCGCAGGTCGGTGTCGAGCAGGGCGACCCCGACCGGCGCGTTCTCGACGAGCGTGTCGAGCGCGGTGAGCATGGTGGCCCGGTCGGCGGTGACCTGCTCGACACCGAGCGTCGCCTCGTCGGGCACCTCGTCGAAGACGGCCGCGACGCCGACCGGCCCGACCGGGGTCGCCCCGTGCACCGGGTAGTAGCTGCCCCGCCACCGTCGTCGGCCGGGCCGGCCCGGGGTGGCGCCGACGACGTCCAGGTTGACCAGCGCCCGCCCGGTGTCGAGCACCTGCCGGAGCTGGTCGGCGAACGACTCGGGCAGGTCCGGCAGCACCTCGCGCAGGTGCCGTCCGACGTGGTCGGCGGCGGGCCGCCCGTTGATCTCGGCGGCCCGCTGGTTGGCCGTGACGAAGCGCAGGTCCCGGTCCAGCACGCTCACCCCGACCGGCAGGTGGAGCAGGATCGTCTCCAGCAGCGCCTGGTCGATGGCGGCGACCGTGGGCGTCCGACCCAGGGCGGCCACCGGTGACGGGCCGGGCGGCCCGGGCTCGTCGGCGACCGGCCGGCGCGCGCCGTGCGGCAGCCCGGCGGCGCGGACCCGTCGGGCCGCGGTCGAGGCGAGCCCGATCGCCGCCGCCACGGCGCCGGGCGGCACCGCGCCACGGAAGCCGAGGCTGATCGCGCCGATGACCGTCCCGTCGCCGCCGGGATGCCAGAGCGGCGCGGCCACCAGGCCCTCGACGTCGGCGGTGGGCAGGCTGGCGGTCGCCGGGAAGCGGATCAGCCGCTCCCGGAAGGAATCCGCCTCGATCACCTCGCCGGTGCGGGCGGCCCGGGAGATCCCGACCGGCGCGGCCAGCGGGAAGTGAGCCCACGTCTCGGCCAGCTCGGGCACCATGCCGACGTGGTGTGCCAGGTCGAGCCGCGTGCCGTGCGGGTCGAGCAGGACGAGGACCGCCACCTCCGCCCCGGTGCGCGACAGGACGTCGGCCGGGAGCAGATCGTCGTCACCGACCGTGAGCGCGGCCCGATCCGTCATGCTGCTCTCCCCCACCCGACCGCGGGCCGAACGGTCGGACCCGGGCTGACGCTACCGCCGCCGGCCCGTCCGGGCCATCCATCGTCCGCCGGACCGCTCCGGAGCTGTCGGTCAGCTCACATCCGCCGGGAGCCGGTCAGGCCGGGCCGCCGCCGAAGCCGATCTCGTTGCCGTCCGGGTCCCGGAAGATCACCTTGCGGACGCCGTTGTCGTAGGTCTCCCGCTCGGCCGGCTCCAGGCCGCGCGCGGCCAGCCCGGCGAGGCGGGCGTCGAGGTCGTCGACGAAGAGGGTGTGCATGGCGTGGCCGGCGTGCTCCGGCCGCACCTCGATGTAGAGGTAGCGGTGCTCGGCGAGCTGCCACACCACCTCGACGTCGTTCGGCAGGAAGGCCGGGTCGCCGAGGAGCCGCTCGTACCAGGCGAGGGCCGTCGCGCGGTCGCGGACCGGCACGCCGGCGAAGAGGTCCACCGTCATCCGGTCATGCTAGGCCCGTCCACGTGCCGACGGGGGCTCACGCCGTAGCGGCGTTTGAACGCGGCGCTCAGGGCGAACGAACTGCCGTAGCCCACCCGGCGGGCCACCGCGCCGACCGTGGCGCCGGGCTCGCGCAGCAGGTCCGCCGCGAGCGCCAGCCGCCACCCGGTGAGATACGACATCGGCGGCTCGCCGACCAGTCCGGTGAAGCGCCGCGCCAGCGCCGCCCGGGAGAGCCCGACCTCGCCCGCCAGCGACGCCACGGTCCACGACCGGGCGGGTTCGTGGTGCAGCATCCGCAGCGCCCGGCCGACCACCGGGTCGGCGTGTGCCCGGTACCAGGCCGGCGCCGCCGCGCCCGGTCGGGCGAACCACTCCCGCAGCGCGGCGATGAGCAGCAGGTCCAGCAGCCGGTCCAGCACCGCCTCCTGGCCGAGGTCGTCCTTGCCGATCTCGGCGGCCAGCAGCGGGACCAGCGGGGAGTCCCAGGACGCACGCGGCACGACCGCCAGCGCGGGCAACGCGTCCAGCAGCCGACCGCCGACCGCGCCCCGGACCGGGTACGTGCCGGTGAGCAGCACGGTCCGACCGTCCGGGCCGTTGCCCCAGGTGCGTACGCCCAGCCCGGTCATCTCGAACAGCTCGCGCCCGTCCGGCGTGGTGCAACGCTGGCCCGGGTGGATCACCACCTGCGGTGACGTGGCCGGATCGTCCGCGACCGTGTACGGGTCGGGGCCCCGCACGATCGCCACGTCCCCGGCGCCGAGCGGCACCGGGGTGCCGTGCGCGGGCACCAGCCAGGCGTCCCCGCGTACCACCGCGACCAGGGTGAGCGGCGCCTCGTCCCGGATCAGCATCGACCAGGGTGGGGTGAGGATCGAGCGGAGCAGGAAGGCGCCCCGGGCGCGGGGCCCGTCGAGCAGGCCGGCGACGACGTCCACGGAGACGATTACACACAGGATCGCGCGTTCTGGCCATGGTCCGTCTCACCGGACGGCGGTGGGATGAACGCATGCGACTCGTGCAGCACCTGTCGTTGCTCGCGGCCACGGTCGGAGCCGGGCTGATGGCCGGGCTCTTCGCCGCCTTCGCCTACGCCGTCATGCCGGCGTTGCGGGGCGCCGACGACCGCACCTTCGTGGACGCCATGCAGCGCATCAACGTGACCATTGTCAACGGCCTCTTCCTGCTGATCTTCCTGGGCACGCCGGTGCTCGCCGCGCTGGCGGCGATCCTGGCCTGGCGCGGCGCGGGCCGCCCGGCGCTGCCGTGGATCGTCGCCGG encodes:
- a CDS encoding lytic polysaccharide monooxygenase auxiliary activity family 9 protein, which codes for MGTRRALVAFAAVAATLLLPAVPASAHGAPTSPMSRGAACGPEGGRAGTPACRAAIAAGAAVREWDNIRVARIDGRDRERIPDGELCSGGLSAYRGLDLPRADWPATTLTAGARHTFRYRTTIPHRGTFRFYVTTDSYTPQRRLTWADVEAKPFLAVTDPPIRDGAYEMPGRLPTGRTGRHIIYVIWQNSNTQDTYYSCSDVDFRAASGGAGARTTRAATPAASAAPRTRSAATTGDAPGVPVAAVTETGPFSRPMVVGAAAVAVTALLATVVGLRLRRAGGPPPGRPCGVRNHRAGRRRIW
- a CDS encoding DUF4153 domain-containing protein, producing the protein MPEPAQPSEPPTAAPATGPPAGAVPPGAQPYLLVLPTVEGAPSPMPWPGAEGAPAWAIPVTVPPGTQGYALFVPLVPSAPPAGVPAQAAAPAVETAPAGPPQPAPAAGTPTGPADTSPTPPAVPDLVPGPPDAAPAAGATPAATTPPAPGATSTGPVAPPAPGATSTGTVAASAPAGPGPQAAAGPPGPHAAPAGPGGTAPPPYQDMRPWAAYPPPPGWAPRPPKPRTSFLGARWPGPKPATGRAAPLAVLAGALGSAVFVPLSRVGIGWFLGWLTLTLGVLLAVRTRTTELPRADRLIRAGWAAAALALLAVPAFRNAWWLVTFCVLGALGCATLAIIGGRLVRSILFGLVATPFAALRGLPWVRRHVAASPEATTVRKITVSVVATLVLLVVFGSLLASADAAFSEALSALVPDVDLGVVFRGLFLAAVGGLIVVAALYTLAAPPDLSTVDRPSARRLGLVEWAPAIGALTVLFAGFVVVQFTTLFGGQRHVQRVAGLSYAEYARSGFWQLLFVTLLTVAVLGGVTRWARRERPVERTVLRVLLGLLSALSVVIVVSALSRMWTYQKVYSFTGERIFVMAFEMLLGAVFLMILAAGVKWQGRWIPGTTVALTVAMLLGLAVLNPEDYAARRNTLRYEQTGKIDAWYLRALSADATPALTKLPDPVRRCTLSWIADDLAQPDPWYAWNLGRHRARQALDRVGPGAVGGPKDCRRADQFDLPKTRRPR
- a CDS encoding SpoIIE family protein phosphatase; this encodes MTDRAALTVGDDDLLPADVLSRTGAEVAVLVLLDPHGTRLDLAHHVGMVPELAETWAHFPLAAPVGISRAARTGEVIEADSFRERLIRFPATASLPTADVEGLVAAPLWHPGGDGTVIGAISLGFRGAVPPGAVAAAIGLASTAARRVRAAGLPHGARRPVADEPGPPGPSPVAALGRTPTVAAIDQALLETILLHLPVGVSVLDRDLRFVTANQRAAEINGRPAADHVGRHLREVLPDLPESFADQLRQVLDTGRALVNLDVVGATPGRPGRRRWRGSYYPVHGATPVGPVGVAAVFDEVPDEATLGVEQVTADRATMLTALDTLVENAPVGVALLDTDLRYLRINAVLAEWNGHPVADHLGRRVPDLFPDLGPILEPLMREVADAGEVRDVEFVRAGRTYLCSFLAVPGSGGRAGAVAVLVTDVTRRRREELRARRVQEFTAALSQAVSVADVVDAVRDGAGPAAEAALAAVALLDDSGRRIRFAPTGQEPPTRWKSVGRAAAHPIAATFRDGEPHFFPDIRPLVDLYPEVAEAVRRSTNRSWAMVPLQGRGTAAGVLIFGYADVQEFEPAHRTFLVTLAGLAGQALARAQLYEREHTTAVRLQRSLLPSRLPRVPGAELAAVYLAGDSVGVGGDFYDVFPVGGATDREWVLVVGDVAGRGVDAASVTGLARHTLRITAALAEPATALRQLHTRLRDDPDVDRFLSVVCARLRVRDGGADLDVASAGHPPALVRRADGRVEVIVVPGVLLGAFPEVRLGRRSVALGRGDTVLFYTDGVIEARGPGGLFGEERLVELLRGAPDGDARRLVELVRDGVAAYQLGPVADDIAILALRVGD
- a CDS encoding VOC family protein — protein: MTVDLFAGVPVRDRATALAWYERLLGDPAFLPNDVEVVWQLAEHRYLYIEVRPEHAGHAMHTLFVDDLDARLAGLAARGLEPAERETYDNGVRKVIFRDPDGNEIGFGGGPA
- a CDS encoding AraC family transcriptional regulator, yielding MDVVAGLLDGPRARGAFLLRSILTPPWSMLIRDEAPLTLVAVVRGDAWLVPAHGTPVPLGAGDVAIVRGPDPYTVADDPATSPQVVIHPGQRCTTPDGRELFEMTGLGVRTWGNGPDGRTVLLTGTYPVRGAVGGRLLDALPALAVVPRASWDSPLVPLLAAEIGKDDLGQEAVLDRLLDLLLIAALREWFARPGAAAPAWYRAHADPVVGRALRMLHHEPARSWTVASLAGEVGLSRAALARRFTGLVGEPPMSYLTGWRLALAADLLREPGATVGAVARRVGYGSSFALSAAFKRRYGVSPRRHVDGPSMTG
- a CDS encoding DUF1772 domain-containing protein; this encodes MRLVQHLSLLAATVGAGLMAGLFAAFAYAVMPALRGADDRTFVDAMQRINVTIVNGLFLLIFLGTPVLAALAAILAWRGAGRPALPWIVAGLVLYLVAVVVTAAVNVPLNDALAAAGTADLDAARQRFEATWVAWNVVRALASTAGFGALCGALLVTGRPIG